From a region of the Corallococcus coralloides DSM 2259 genome:
- a CDS encoding phage tail sheath family protein codes for MSRPAARRLPGIRFEIQAPPVTDALPRMDVAAFVGFAQSGPLHVPVAVEDVADFEAVFGPAPLLAWDAERGEPVHAQLESAVRAFFRNGGRRCWVVRVAGASAKTNTFPVPGLLRCSKGVPVTVTAALARARSEGSWSDGAKVAASLHREPVELVDWSRVGATGAELKVTAPGGVSVGDLLRVSFDSTGYSLLVPVEGVEPVAQEAAPKGPGPVSRRVTARVRAGRVLWQQTDVAPGSAPPFVSWLRGKGDEVSLAVTRMDAPGPNTKPRVLTLTLDLDPKDAPPAGTLLRVVDSPEETHWLLVESVHLGGTVGGAVQVSGVVSRVRGSTPVEVASASAWCERLTLSLWTRRGEEQPAQLERLGFCPAHPRYWAALPTDVERAQHDDQETLPSRLPEERLPQDWRQGVPTERFPLAGPGASDEAFCLPLGLTDQPTAYVGCTPPAGDSLERDGLAVFNADLFLDPGVKSVGLEALQAQADFLRYQSSNPRSLRGIHAVMDRLDATLVAVPDAVHRPWVLAGSLDVEPAWPGKPLPEPPWGTFLACALRPPPKPAPFVAEPEKPSSGQSFTLRWGTVPGTDVVYVLEEATRPDFSDAAELYQGPLTARTLYGRDSGTRYYRVRAERGGTTGPWSVGLDVTVAPQARWHLVPEARYDVGPLLAVQRALMRMGCARGDLLAVLSLPEHYREAAAMGHAATLQSPLGKEEDGVPPLGFAERTALSYGALYHPWTFVSEEARPGPPRRMVPDGTACGVLARRALERGVWVAPANERWTGVVALNPAMSAERWLDLQEAQVNVVRQEPRAFLTLSADTLAMDPDLRPIHVRRLMSLLRRAALRLGATYVFEPNDASFRRRVQRGFEELLGGLFVRGAFAGRTREGAFQVVTGDTLNTPAQAEQGRFFVDLKVAPSQPLTFLNVRLVQSGERGTVTEAR; via the coding sequence GTGAGCCGCCCCGCCGCCAGACGCCTTCCGGGCATCCGCTTCGAAATCCAGGCGCCACCCGTGACGGATGCGCTGCCTCGGATGGATGTGGCGGCCTTCGTGGGCTTCGCCCAATCCGGGCCGCTGCACGTGCCGGTGGCGGTGGAGGACGTGGCGGACTTCGAGGCGGTGTTCGGCCCGGCGCCCCTGCTGGCCTGGGACGCAGAGCGCGGCGAGCCGGTCCACGCCCAGCTGGAGTCCGCCGTGCGGGCCTTCTTCCGCAACGGCGGCCGGCGGTGCTGGGTGGTGCGCGTGGCTGGCGCCAGTGCGAAGACGAACACCTTCCCCGTACCAGGGCTGCTGCGCTGCTCGAAGGGCGTCCCCGTCACCGTCACCGCGGCGCTGGCGCGGGCCCGCTCCGAGGGGAGCTGGTCCGACGGCGCGAAGGTGGCCGCCTCCCTCCACCGCGAGCCGGTGGAGCTGGTGGACTGGAGCCGCGTGGGCGCCACGGGCGCCGAGCTGAAGGTGACGGCGCCTGGCGGCGTGTCCGTGGGCGACCTGCTGCGCGTGAGCTTCGACAGCACCGGATACTCGCTGCTGGTGCCCGTGGAGGGGGTGGAGCCCGTGGCGCAGGAGGCGGCGCCGAAGGGGCCCGGCCCGGTGTCCCGTCGGGTGACGGCGCGGGTGCGCGCAGGGCGCGTTCTGTGGCAGCAGACGGATGTGGCTCCCGGGAGCGCCCCGCCCTTCGTGTCCTGGCTGCGGGGCAAGGGCGACGAGGTGTCCCTGGCCGTCACCCGCATGGACGCCCCAGGGCCGAACACGAAGCCGCGCGTGCTCACGCTGACACTCGACCTGGACCCGAAGGACGCACCGCCCGCCGGCACACTGCTGCGCGTGGTCGACAGCCCCGAGGAGACGCACTGGCTGCTGGTGGAGTCCGTCCACCTGGGCGGGACGGTGGGAGGGGCAGTGCAGGTGTCCGGCGTGGTGTCACGCGTGCGGGGGTCCACGCCAGTGGAAGTGGCCTCCGCGTCCGCGTGGTGCGAGCGGCTGACGTTGAGCCTGTGGACGCGGCGGGGCGAGGAGCAGCCGGCGCAGCTGGAGCGGCTGGGCTTCTGCCCGGCGCACCCGCGCTACTGGGCCGCGCTGCCCACCGACGTGGAGCGGGCCCAGCACGACGACCAGGAGACGCTGCCCTCGCGCCTGCCCGAGGAGCGGCTGCCGCAGGACTGGCGCCAGGGCGTGCCCACCGAGCGATTCCCGCTGGCGGGCCCCGGCGCCTCGGATGAGGCCTTCTGTCTTCCCCTGGGACTGACGGACCAACCCACCGCCTATGTGGGCTGCACGCCTCCAGCAGGGGACTCGCTGGAGCGCGACGGGCTGGCGGTGTTCAACGCGGACCTCTTCCTGGACCCGGGCGTGAAGTCCGTGGGCCTGGAGGCGCTGCAGGCGCAGGCGGACTTCCTCCGGTACCAGAGCAGCAACCCCCGGTCGCTCAGGGGCATCCACGCGGTGATGGACCGGCTGGATGCCACGCTGGTGGCCGTGCCCGACGCCGTGCACCGGCCGTGGGTGCTGGCCGGGAGCCTCGACGTGGAGCCCGCCTGGCCCGGCAAGCCGCTACCGGAGCCGCCGTGGGGCACGTTCCTGGCCTGCGCCCTGCGGCCGCCGCCCAAGCCCGCTCCATTCGTGGCGGAGCCCGAGAAGCCGTCCTCCGGACAGTCATTCACGCTGCGCTGGGGAACGGTGCCCGGCACGGACGTCGTCTATGTGCTGGAGGAGGCCACCCGCCCCGACTTCAGCGACGCCGCCGAGCTGTACCAGGGGCCGCTCACCGCGCGCACGCTGTACGGGCGCGACTCCGGCACCCGCTACTACCGCGTGCGCGCGGAGCGTGGCGGCACCACCGGGCCGTGGTCGGTAGGCCTGGACGTCACCGTGGCCCCCCAGGCGCGGTGGCACCTGGTGCCCGAGGCCCGCTACGACGTGGGCCCCCTGCTGGCCGTGCAGCGCGCGCTGATGCGGATGGGGTGCGCCCGGGGAGACCTGCTGGCCGTGCTGTCCCTTCCCGAGCACTACCGGGAGGCGGCGGCCATGGGCCACGCGGCGACGCTCCAGTCCCCGCTGGGCAAAGAGGAGGACGGCGTGCCGCCGCTGGGCTTCGCGGAGAGGACGGCCCTCTCCTACGGCGCGCTCTATCATCCGTGGACCTTCGTGTCCGAGGAGGCTCGGCCAGGGCCTCCCCGGCGCATGGTTCCGGATGGCACCGCGTGCGGCGTGCTGGCGCGGCGGGCGCTGGAGCGCGGGGTGTGGGTCGCTCCGGCCAATGAGCGCTGGACCGGCGTGGTGGCGCTGAATCCGGCGATGAGCGCCGAGCGGTGGCTGGACCTCCAGGAGGCCCAGGTGAATGTGGTGCGCCAGGAGCCCCGGGCCTTCCTCACACTGTCCGCGGATACCCTGGCCATGGACCCGGACCTGCGGCCCATCCACGTGCGGCGGCTGATGTCCCTGCTGCGCCGGGCCGCGCTGCGGCTGGGCGCTACCTACGTCTTCGAGCCCAACGACGCCAGCTTCCGCCGCCGCGTGCAGCGCGGCTTCGAGGAGCTGTTGGGCGGCTTGTTCGTGCGCGGAGCCTTCGCCGGAAGGACGCGCGAGGGTGCCTTCCAGGTGGTGACGGGCGACACGCTCAACACCCCCGCCCAGGCGGAGCAGGGCCGCTTCTTCGTGGATCTAAAGGTGGCGCCGTCCCAGCCCCTCACCTTTCTCAATGTACGGCTCGTGCAGAGCGGCGAGCGCGGCACCGTCACGGAGGCGCGCTAG
- a CDS encoding phage tail protein, which produces MAVFRERPYVQFNFLVDLGTGTTDGADAGFQEISNVGMEVTVAEYRNGNEKENSVRKITGLNKATDVTMKRGVIGSLTLYSWLNQLRNGEANALRTVTIQLQNEDHTAVVQTWKLLRARIIKHVSGPFNAKGTDVAIEELTIAYERLEME; this is translated from the coding sequence ATGGCGGTCTTTAGAGAGCGTCCCTATGTGCAGTTCAATTTCCTGGTGGACCTGGGCACCGGCACCACGGACGGGGCAGACGCCGGCTTCCAGGAGATCTCCAACGTGGGCATGGAGGTCACCGTCGCGGAGTACCGCAACGGCAACGAGAAGGAGAACAGCGTCCGGAAGATCACCGGCCTGAACAAGGCCACGGACGTCACCATGAAGCGGGGGGTGATTGGCTCGCTCACCCTCTACTCGTGGCTGAATCAGCTGCGCAACGGAGAGGCCAACGCGCTGCGCACCGTCACCATCCAGTTGCAGAACGAGGACCACACGGCGGTGGTGCAGACGTGGAAGCTCCTGCGCGCGCGGATCATCAAGCACGTATCTGGCCCCTTCAACGCGAAGGGCACGGACGTGGCGATTGAAGAGCTGACCATCGCCTACGAGCGCCTGGAGATGGAGTGA
- a CDS encoding phage tail sheath family protein — MPEYLAPGVFVEETSFRSKSIEGVSTTTTGFIGPTRYGPVDLEPDLITSMVEFERVYGNRQQLGFLNAGTRHNYVWHAVRAFFEEGGKRLYVSRVFRQKSSAKAEGEAYAGFKAETKLVTLNPSYDDGHARGLLAGEETDAKKQVFVYGRYPGSSGNLRVRFTLRTGQNVLSFEGGKPRVSALQDRDVVVLRDFTTSEGETADPGTFYQARWNEQTQGWDLKSDKDTVKELSSITDTGNQLRIITVTVAVIPTDEPASSQVWAGLALDQAHTRDGANDSLHSRFNVDDTDLERNRDIPIFIAPGSDLGDGHPMLSALLKADAKVSAKLMDPDSTDSERSVEVLLQGGNDGERPASDDYKGEEIVNTTRKKGLVQFEDLEDISIVAAPGSTFDYEDKVYGPQSAAIIGLLISHCQRMKYRIAVLDSGNGQTLAQVRAQRAKFDSSHAALYYPWVKVLDPVTRQPIFLPPSGFVAGIFARNDTNRAVYKAPANEVVNGALGFEVNLNKSQQEVLNPEGINAFRFFEGRGYRLWGARTISSDPEWKYVNLRRYFAYLERSIDKGTQWAVFEPNGEQLWANVRRTIEDFLLNEWQTGALLGDKPEKAYFVKCDRSTMTQNDLDNGRLICLIGVAPLRPAEFVIFRIGQWTGDRK, encoded by the coding sequence ATGCCTGAATATCTCGCGCCTGGCGTATTCGTTGAAGAGACCAGCTTCCGCTCCAAGTCCATCGAAGGCGTGAGCACGACCACCACCGGCTTCATTGGCCCCACCCGCTATGGCCCTGTGGACCTGGAGCCGGACCTCATCACCAGCATGGTGGAGTTCGAGCGCGTCTACGGGAACCGCCAACAGCTCGGCTTCCTCAACGCGGGCACGCGTCACAACTACGTATGGCACGCGGTGCGCGCCTTCTTCGAGGAGGGCGGGAAGCGGCTCTACGTGAGCCGGGTGTTCCGGCAGAAGAGTTCCGCCAAGGCCGAAGGCGAGGCATATGCAGGCTTCAAGGCCGAAACCAAGCTCGTCACCCTCAACCCGTCCTATGACGATGGTCACGCGCGCGGGCTGCTGGCCGGCGAGGAAACGGACGCCAAGAAGCAGGTCTTCGTCTACGGCCGCTATCCGGGCTCGTCCGGCAACCTGCGCGTGCGCTTCACGCTGCGCACGGGGCAGAACGTGCTGTCCTTCGAGGGCGGCAAGCCTCGCGTCAGCGCGCTGCAGGACCGCGACGTGGTGGTGCTGCGCGACTTCACCACCTCCGAGGGCGAGACGGCGGACCCAGGCACCTTCTACCAGGCGCGCTGGAACGAGCAGACGCAGGGCTGGGACCTGAAGTCTGACAAGGACACGGTCAAGGAGCTGTCCAGCATCACCGATACGGGCAACCAGCTGCGCATCATCACCGTGACGGTGGCTGTCATCCCCACGGACGAGCCGGCGTCGTCCCAGGTGTGGGCCGGGCTGGCGCTGGACCAGGCGCACACGCGCGACGGCGCCAACGACTCGCTCCATTCGCGCTTCAACGTCGACGACACGGACCTGGAGCGCAACCGGGACATCCCCATCTTCATCGCGCCGGGAAGCGACCTGGGAGACGGGCACCCGATGTTGAGCGCGCTGCTGAAAGCCGACGCCAAAGTCAGCGCGAAACTGATGGACCCTGACTCCACGGACTCCGAGCGCTCGGTGGAGGTGCTGCTGCAGGGTGGCAACGACGGCGAGCGGCCGGCCTCGGACGACTACAAGGGCGAGGAGATCGTCAACACCACGCGCAAGAAGGGCCTCGTACAGTTCGAGGACCTGGAGGACATCTCCATCGTGGCCGCGCCGGGCTCGACGTTCGACTACGAGGACAAGGTCTATGGCCCTCAGTCGGCCGCCATCATCGGCCTGCTCATCTCCCACTGCCAGCGGATGAAGTACCGCATCGCGGTGCTCGACAGCGGCAACGGCCAGACGCTCGCCCAGGTGCGCGCGCAGCGGGCGAAGTTCGACTCCAGCCACGCGGCGCTCTACTACCCGTGGGTGAAGGTGCTGGACCCCGTCACGCGCCAGCCCATCTTCCTGCCGCCCAGCGGCTTCGTGGCCGGCATCTTCGCGCGCAATGACACCAACCGCGCCGTCTACAAGGCCCCCGCCAACGAGGTGGTGAACGGGGCGCTGGGCTTCGAGGTGAACCTGAACAAGTCGCAGCAGGAGGTCCTCAACCCCGAGGGCATCAACGCCTTCCGCTTCTTCGAGGGGCGTGGCTACCGGCTGTGGGGCGCGCGCACCATCAGCTCCGACCCCGAGTGGAAGTACGTCAACCTGCGCCGCTACTTCGCCTACCTGGAGCGCTCCATCGACAAGGGCACCCAGTGGGCGGTGTTCGAGCCGAACGGCGAGCAACTCTGGGCCAACGTGCGGCGCACCATCGAGGACTTCCTGCTCAATGAATGGCAGACGGGCGCGCTGCTCGGGGACAAGCCAGAGAAGGCGTACTTCGTGAAGTGCGACCGCAGCACCATGACCCAGAACGACCTGGATAACGGCCGGTTGATCTGCCTCATCGGCGTGGCGCCGCTGCGCCCGGCCGAGTTCGTCATCTTCCGCATTGGCCAGTGGACCGGCGACCGGAAGTAA
- a CDS encoding Pvc16 family protein — translation MATYAAIPAIGQSILALLELSRPKPEFEDAKFDLYQAANFKSPMKEGVSLFLYRIAPSTVRRNLTGRTDAKGRRMRRPLPLDLYYLLTPWAPTATRQHLLLGWCMRTLEDTPTLNSSFLNEHGRPAADTFLPDETVTLVYEPLSVQDMLNVWEMGKPNIQISATYIARMVLIESAIADTELPLIQTRELEVRRLEDP, via the coding sequence GTGGCTACCTACGCGGCAATCCCGGCGATTGGTCAGTCCATCCTGGCTCTGCTCGAGCTATCTCGCCCCAAGCCTGAGTTCGAGGACGCGAAGTTCGACCTGTACCAGGCCGCCAACTTCAAATCCCCCATGAAGGAGGGCGTCTCCCTTTTCCTCTACCGAATCGCTCCCAGTACCGTCCGGCGCAACCTGACAGGGCGCACGGACGCGAAGGGGCGGCGGATGCGACGGCCGCTGCCGCTCGATCTCTACTACCTGCTCACGCCCTGGGCCCCCACCGCCACGCGACAGCACCTGCTGCTCGGCTGGTGCATGCGGACGCTGGAGGACACGCCCACCCTCAACTCCAGCTTCCTCAATGAGCATGGGCGGCCCGCGGCCGACACCTTCCTCCCAGACGAGACGGTGACGCTCGTCTACGAGCCGCTCTCCGTCCAGGACATGCTCAATGTCTGGGAGATGGGCAAGCCCAACATCCAGATCTCCGCGACGTACATCGCGCGCATGGTCCTGATCGAGTCCGCCATCGCGGACACGGAGCTGCCCCTCATCCAGACTCGCGAGCTCGAGGTGAGGAGGCTCGAAGACCCATGA
- a CDS encoding IS630 family transposase — protein MIRWGERTGCPLNLRRCLAVAKVASGQSRAQAARQLLCATSTVVSAVQRFQKSGREGLLDGRAQNGQRKVDERFRQTLCRVLEGTPQQSGWRRTTWTRELLVREVERRGRVRVSPATLGRALASVGAQRRRRRPVVRCPWPERRRQRRLWQLKCRAAFARPDEPVLFEDEMDVHLNPKIGPDWTLPGQRREVVTPGNKQKRFVAGALDASTARMTWVQGEKKTSALFIDLVRAVDAAYPRAKRLHFILDNAATHSIKKTRKALEALGERLVLHFLPPYCPEGNRIERVWWDVHANVTRNHRCKKMEALMTEVEPYLDARNSQKSASPLLRAASARRAA, from the coding sequence CTGATTCGCTGGGGAGAGAGGACTGGCTGCCCGCTCAACCTTCGGCGGTGCCTGGCGGTAGCGAAGGTGGCCAGTGGACAGTCACGGGCGCAAGCCGCGCGGCAACTGCTGTGCGCCACGTCCACGGTGGTGTCCGCGGTGCAGCGCTTCCAGAAGTCAGGCCGAGAAGGCCTCCTGGACGGGCGCGCTCAGAATGGGCAGCGCAAAGTGGACGAGAGATTCCGGCAGACGTTGTGCCGGGTGCTGGAAGGCACGCCGCAGCAGTCCGGTTGGCGGCGCACGACGTGGACGCGCGAGTTGCTGGTGCGTGAGGTGGAGAGGCGAGGCCGGGTACGCGTCTCGCCCGCGACGCTGGGACGCGCCTTGGCCTCGGTGGGAGCCCAGAGAAGGCGTCGGCGTCCCGTGGTGCGCTGCCCTTGGCCGGAGCGCCGACGCCAACGGCGCCTCTGGCAGCTGAAATGCCGTGCGGCCTTCGCCCGGCCCGACGAGCCCGTGCTTTTCGAGGATGAGATGGACGTGCACCTCAACCCGAAAATCGGCCCAGACTGGACGTTGCCTGGACAGCGCAGAGAGGTCGTCACTCCCGGCAACAAGCAGAAGCGTTTCGTGGCGGGGGCGCTGGATGCGAGCACGGCCCGGATGACTTGGGTGCAGGGGGAGAAGAAGACGAGTGCGCTCTTCATCGACCTGGTGCGCGCCGTGGACGCCGCCTATCCCAGAGCGAAGCGCCTGCATTTCATCCTCGACAATGCCGCCACCCACTCCATCAAGAAGACGCGCAAGGCGCTGGAGGCTCTGGGTGAGCGACTGGTGCTGCACTTCCTGCCGCCGTACTGCCCGGAGGGCAACCGCATTGAGCGCGTGTGGTGGGACGTGCACGCCAACGTCACCCGCAACCATCGCTGCAAGAAGATGGAGGCGCTCATGACCGAGGTGGAACCCTACCTCGACGCACGGAACTCCCAGAAGTCCGCCAGCCCCTTGCTGCGCGCCGCCTCCGCTCGACGCGCAGCTTGA
- a CDS encoding DUF4386 family protein: protein MLFFSILREQTPSIAVAYVCTRVMEALTLIVGVVFLLCILQLRDSAQGRAGSVAFCLSLYRSRLLPSSRGFRTVTPSVAA from the coding sequence ATGCTGTTCTTTTCAATCCTCCGTGAGCAGACCCCGAGCATCGCCGTCGCGTACGTCTGCACGCGGGTGATGGAGGCGCTGACCCTCATCGTTGGAGTGGTGTTCCTGCTGTGCATCCTTCAGCTCAGAGACTCCGCGCAAGGGAGGGCCGGCAGCGTGGCGTTCTGCCTGTCGCTGTACCGCTCCCGGCTTCTTCCCTCGTCCAGGGGGTTCCGGACGGTCACGCCTTCCGTCGCGGCGTAG
- a CDS encoding Crp/Fnr family transcriptional regulator gives MKNRLVDYFRRIAPLSDEEAQAILDSMVVKACPKGAHLLMAGQVCTEAYFVLQGCIRQYSIVDGEERSNGFFTEDDWVLSIHSMMNQTPAEHFWVCAEDTTVVVGTEQREGDLYRRFPRFESISRLVMQKVLAEQQEWFASYLTDTPEQRYLKLSRTRPDILQRIPQYQLASYIGVKPESLSRIRKRIATHGKPATPRRKA, from the coding sequence ATGAAGAACAGGCTCGTCGACTACTTCCGCCGCATCGCTCCTCTGTCGGACGAGGAAGCCCAGGCCATCCTGGACAGCATGGTGGTGAAGGCTTGTCCGAAAGGCGCGCACCTGCTCATGGCGGGCCAGGTCTGCACCGAGGCCTACTTCGTCCTCCAGGGCTGTATCCGCCAGTACTCCATCGTCGACGGGGAGGAGCGGAGCAACGGGTTCTTCACCGAGGACGACTGGGTCCTCTCGATTCACAGCATGATGAACCAGACCCCGGCGGAGCACTTCTGGGTCTGCGCGGAAGACACCACGGTGGTGGTGGGCACCGAGCAACGCGAGGGGGACCTGTATCGGCGCTTCCCTCGCTTCGAGAGCATCTCCCGGCTGGTGATGCAGAAGGTCCTGGCGGAACAGCAGGAGTGGTTCGCGTCCTATCTCACGGACACTCCGGAGCAGCGCTACCTCAAGCTCTCAAGGACGCGGCCGGACATCCTCCAGCGGATTCCCCAGTACCAGTTGGCCAGCTACATCGGCGTGAAGCCCGAGTCGCTGAGCCGGATCCGGAAGCGCATCGCCACGCACGGCAAGCCGGCTACGCCGCGACGGAAGGCGTGA
- a CDS encoding PDZ domain-containing protein, protein MSSRLKKVLVITALVLLWTFVRASRVLLLGAGFIWLLHVALARVLRVRGISTFGARYEAAAFEAPKRKRLALRIVPPALLFLLAFLFWASALSQAQTATSEVLVESGSPAEQAGMRNGDRIVAVGGTPAATFGEVSERVHALPAAAPVSLEVRRGDALHQLTVHRSGEGRIGVRPASTEATYTTSAALRQAFVLTVSVPWMLVSQMSSAAPPEKMMVEVPELQQAGGAGLVSAGMGATLSALWLPFLVLGLALFALGERAAPPGTTEGAGAGAAR, encoded by the coding sequence ATGTCCTCGCGTCTGAAGAAGGTGTTGGTCATCACGGCCCTGGTCCTGCTCTGGACCTTCGTCAGGGCTTCCCGGGTGTTGCTCCTGGGGGCGGGGTTCATCTGGCTGTTGCACGTCGCGCTGGCACGTGTGCTTCGCGTGCGCGGCATCTCGACGTTCGGGGCCCGCTACGAAGCGGCGGCCTTCGAGGCTCCGAAGCGCAAGCGACTGGCGCTGCGGATCGTCCCTCCGGCGCTGCTCTTCCTGCTCGCCTTTCTGTTCTGGGCGAGCGCCCTCAGCCAGGCCCAGACAGCCACCTCGGAAGTCCTTGTTGAGAGCGGCTCTCCCGCGGAGCAGGCCGGGATGCGAAATGGCGATCGCATCGTGGCGGTCGGAGGCACACCGGCAGCGACCTTCGGGGAGGTGTCTGAGCGCGTCCATGCGCTCCCGGCAGCAGCTCCGGTCTCTCTCGAAGTCAGACGAGGAGACGCACTCCATCAACTGACGGTGCACCGGAGCGGGGAGGGGAGGATCGGAGTCCGCCCTGCTTCCACGGAAGCGACGTACACGACGAGCGCGGCCCTCCGCCAGGCCTTCGTCCTGACCGTCTCCGTGCCCTGGATGCTCGTGAGTCAGATGTCATCCGCCGCCCCACCGGAGAAGATGATGGTGGAGGTGCCCGAACTCCAACAGGCCGGCGGAGCAGGGCTGGTCAGCGCGGGGATGGGCGCCACCCTGTCAGCGCTCTGGCTGCCGTTTCTCGTGCTGGGGCTCGCGCTGTTTGCGCTCGGGGAGCGCGCTGCCCCGCCAGGGACGACGGAGGGGGCGGGAGCGGGAGCGGCTCGATAG
- a CDS encoding spore germination protein GerW family protein, which produces MDIIDLIDRTRDSISARSVFGQPVHQGEVTVIPVARVRGGGGGGGGEGPVPEGNPREGMGRGEGTGFGLSARPAGAIVIRGDRVSWLPVVEPTRIILGLQVLAGIALLVHRLTRLSGRR; this is translated from the coding sequence ATGGACATCATCGACCTCATCGACCGGACCCGCGACAGCATCTCCGCGCGCAGCGTCTTCGGCCAACCCGTCCACCAGGGGGAGGTCACCGTGATTCCCGTCGCGCGCGTGAGGGGCGGTGGAGGCGGCGGTGGGGGCGAGGGACCGGTACCTGAGGGCAACCCGAGGGAGGGCATGGGACGTGGAGAGGGCACGGGCTTTGGGCTGAGCGCGCGTCCGGCCGGCGCCATTGTCATCCGCGGAGACAGGGTGTCGTGGCTGCCTGTCGTGGAGCCCACGCGCATCATCCTCGGCTTGCAGGTGCTGGCGGGTATCGCCCTGCTCGTTCACAGGCTCACGCGGCTGAGTGGCCGGCGATAG
- a CDS encoding bile acid:sodium symporter family protein produces the protein MRVGFLQALSSIGILVFSVCTMLAVGLSHTLRELAAPLLDSRGAIRALVVNFVLVPLLAYGVVQVVPLDRSHATGVMLIGMGAGALFLMRLTAVAGGNMPLSASLTVLLMLATVLYLPLVVPRVVPDVKVRPAAIALPLLWTMILPLGVGLYVRTRHQALAERLRPWLGKLAMVALAVLVAATLVANFGGVVRIIRTGAIFAPLILIPGAFGIGWVFGREYRGGHVVLGLGTGQRNIAAAMVVATQGMGDQNAEVMVVVSSLVGFAVLFPIAWLLARRSRRQRPLRHGGMVRA, from the coding sequence ATGAGGGTCGGGTTCCTTCAGGCGCTGTCGAGCATCGGGATCCTGGTGTTCTCCGTCTGCACCATGCTCGCCGTCGGATTGAGCCACACGCTCCGCGAGTTGGCTGCCCCGCTGCTCGATTCGCGTGGGGCCATCCGCGCGCTGGTGGTGAACTTCGTCCTCGTCCCACTGCTCGCGTACGGCGTGGTGCAGGTGGTCCCCTTGGACAGGTCCCACGCCACCGGCGTCATGCTCATCGGAATGGGGGCGGGGGCTTTATTCCTCATGAGGCTCACCGCGGTCGCAGGCGGCAACATGCCGTTGAGCGCATCCCTGACGGTGCTCCTCATGCTGGCCACCGTCCTCTACCTGCCCCTGGTGGTCCCGCGGGTGGTGCCGGACGTGAAGGTGCGTCCGGCGGCCATCGCGTTGCCGCTGCTCTGGACGATGATTCTTCCCCTGGGCGTGGGGCTCTACGTCCGGACCCGGCACCAGGCGCTGGCGGAACGGCTCCGGCCCTGGTTGGGCAAGCTCGCCATGGTGGCGTTGGCCGTGCTGGTCGCCGCAACCCTCGTGGCCAACTTCGGGGGCGTCGTGCGCATCATCCGCACAGGCGCCATCTTCGCCCCGCTGATCCTGATTCCGGGCGCCTTCGGCATCGGTTGGGTCTTCGGCCGCGAGTACCGCGGAGGACACGTGGTGTTGGGGCTGGGCACCGGGCAACGCAACATCGCCGCGGCGATGGTGGTGGCCACCCAGGGGATGGGGGATCAGAACGCTGAAGTGATGGTCGTCGTCTCTTCGCTGGTCGGGTTCGCGGTCCTCTTCCCGATTGCGTGGCTCCTCGCGCGGCGCAGCCGGCGGCAGCGGCCGCTGCGGCACGGGGGCATGGTCCGCGCCTGA